A genome region from Labilibaculum antarcticum includes the following:
- a CDS encoding IPT/TIG domain-containing protein, translating into MKFKYKMNNIISAVVVLMVSVLSYSCDDDSSLSPVVDVMVSEDTDLNINSGLPNDLIIAEGNDLQNVKTVTFKALSAPEESIVDVVFNPVLNSNLAIMFKVPFDETKGSEFGTQLVTITNKDGAVITHDFTIIQPEPTIGVFSPERPKANETVSISGEWFQNVVSVSFAGSQVEFTMVSSTEISMVVPDGTVLGADVTIVTAAGEVSAFLDVDIGYNVYLVADFDGGGLRPSNNWVAYGDAGSLDYITGGPTGTFAEFKWLGDTSNGYNGCQSDAAETMVVESNPETVRFLIDVNCNGAIGTVAEFLLVDRDGGNWAFRHTFTEDGWQTVETPVSAFGASYDPDNQSSGDVDPTQINQVKVTIAEWGANPSTVQFDNIRFHGYY; encoded by the coding sequence ATGAAATTTAAATATAAAATGAACAATATCATTAGCGCGGTAGTCGTGCTAATGGTAAGTGTCTTGAGTTATTCTTGTGATGATGACTCAAGCTTAAGTCCTGTTGTTGATGTGATGGTTTCGGAGGATACCGATTTAAATATAAATTCGGGTTTGCCAAACGATTTGATCATTGCTGAAGGAAACGATCTTCAAAATGTGAAAACGGTTACATTTAAGGCGCTTAGTGCGCCCGAAGAAAGCATTGTTGATGTAGTATTCAATCCAGTATTGAATTCAAATTTAGCGATCATGTTCAAGGTTCCTTTTGACGAAACGAAAGGTTCTGAGTTTGGAACACAGCTAGTTACTATTACCAACAAGGATGGTGCTGTAATTACTCATGATTTTACAATTATTCAACCGGAACCAACAATTGGTGTTTTCTCACCAGAGCGACCTAAAGCTAACGAAACGGTAAGTATTTCAGGAGAGTGGTTTCAGAATGTAGTTTCTGTATCATTCGCAGGAAGTCAGGTAGAATTTACAATGGTTTCTTCAACTGAGATTTCGATGGTAGTGCCTGATGGAACAGTTCTGGGAGCTGACGTGACTATCGTGACTGCTGCGGGTGAAGTTTCTGCTTTTCTTGATGTAGACATAGGATACAATGTGTATTTGGTTGCCGATTTTGATGGAGGCGGATTGCGTCCAAGTAACAATTGGGTTGCCTACGGTGATGCAGGTTCTTTAGATTATATCACTGGAGGTCCAACAGGAACATTCGCTGAATTTAAGTGGTTAGGCGATACTTCTAATGGATACAATGGTTGTCAGTCGGATGCTGCTGAAACAATGGTGGTAGAGTCCAATCCTGAAACAGTTAGATTTCTAATCGATGTTAACTGTAATGGTGCGATTGGAACAGTAGCTGAATTTCTACTTGTTGACCGCGATGGTGGCAACTGGGCATTCCGTCACACATTTACAGAGGATGGATGGCAAACAGTAGAAACTCCGGTTTCAGCATTCGGTGCAAGTTACGATCCGGATAACCAGAGTAGTGGTGATGTAGATCCAACACAAATTAATCAAGTTAAAGTTACTATAGCAGAATGGGGAGCCAATCCTTCAACTGTACAGTTTGATAATATTCGTTTTCACGGATACTATTAG
- a CDS encoding MFS transporter — MSKSNKISIKEKIGYSLGDLAANLIFQTLMTFLAFFYTDVYKIPPATASAIIFAGGMIGAFFNPIMGVIADRTKTRWGKFRPWILWTAVPFGGMAMLAFSTPDFGPSGKVIYALGTYILLVLVYSASNLPYSALSGVITGDMKERNSISSYRFVAVMIAQFIVQALLLPLVLILGDGDKTVGFENTIGIFAVVGVVFLLITFLTTKERITPNSDQNTSVKQDFADLFKNRPWIAMLVLTIFIFITLSLKGGMYVYYFENYIDEQALAAFLNNIGFNSFIDGLNNLLTNMGLVGFHWPEDVSTSGFSLFNASGIICMIIGIGFSKFFADKFGKRDAFGTSLFLSALCLLAFYFYSPQSIALVFITQMVHGLFYGVSTPLLWAMIADVADYSEWKNNRRATAIIFSAMIFGLKAGLSIGGALVAGILAMYGYNEQLLTQSPETIGGIKMAMSVLPTLTFCVSVACLFFYDIDKKKEILIEKELTLRRQNS, encoded by the coding sequence ATGAGTAAGTCCAATAAAATATCGATAAAAGAAAAGATTGGTTACAGTTTGGGAGATTTGGCTGCCAACCTAATTTTTCAAACCTTAATGACTTTCTTGGCATTCTTTTATACCGATGTGTATAAAATTCCGCCAGCGACAGCCTCTGCAATTATATTCGCAGGAGGAATGATTGGCGCATTTTTCAATCCAATAATGGGTGTAATAGCCGATAGAACCAAGACCAGATGGGGAAAGTTTCGCCCTTGGATTTTATGGACTGCTGTACCCTTTGGGGGAATGGCTATGCTAGCTTTTAGCACACCTGATTTTGGACCATCAGGTAAAGTTATTTATGCTTTGGGAACCTACATTTTACTGGTATTGGTATATTCAGCTAGTAACTTGCCTTATTCGGCTCTAAGTGGGGTGATTACAGGCGATATGAAAGAGAGAAATAGTATCTCATCTTATCGTTTTGTTGCCGTAATGATTGCTCAATTTATTGTACAGGCCTTGCTTTTACCATTGGTTTTAATTCTTGGCGATGGCGATAAAACAGTTGGATTTGAAAATACAATTGGAATATTTGCAGTAGTAGGAGTTGTATTTCTTTTAATCACTTTTCTCACAACCAAAGAACGTATAACACCTAATTCCGATCAAAATACTAGTGTAAAACAAGATTTTGCTGATTTATTTAAAAACAGACCTTGGATTGCAATGTTGGTTTTAACCATCTTTATTTTTATCACATTGTCCTTAAAAGGAGGAATGTATGTGTACTATTTCGAAAACTATATAGATGAACAGGCTTTGGCCGCGTTCTTAAATAATATTGGTTTTAATAGTTTCATCGATGGATTGAATAATCTTCTTACCAATATGGGATTGGTTGGTTTTCATTGGCCCGAAGATGTTTCTACATCTGGTTTTAGTTTGTTCAATGCCAGTGGAATTATTTGCATGATTATTGGAATTGGATTTTCTAAATTCTTTGCGGATAAATTTGGAAAGCGTGACGCTTTTGGAACAAGTTTATTTCTATCTGCATTATGCCTGCTAGCCTTTTACTTTTATTCACCACAATCCATCGCATTGGTATTCATAACTCAAATGGTTCATGGTTTATTCTACGGAGTATCTACACCACTGCTTTGGGCGATGATTGCTGATGTTGCTGATTATTCCGAATGGAAAAATAATCGTAGAGCTACAGCTATTATTTTCTCTGCAATGATCTTCGGATTAAAAGCCGGATTAAGTATTGGTGGCGCTTTGGTTGCTGGAATTTTGGCCATGTATGGATATAACGAACAATTGCTGACTCAATCACCAGAAACAATTGGTGGAATTAAAATGGCAATGAGTGTTTTGCCTACTCTTACCTTTTGTGTGAGTGTGGCCTGCTTGTTCTTTTACGATATCGATAAGAAAAAGGAAATACTGATTGAAAAAGAATTAACACTACGCAGACAAAATTCATAA
- a CDS encoding endo-1,4-beta-xylanase has translation MNNSRLRYLSILLGVLIFATSCSSGGGSEPEIELGAPIANQAANVTSSSFKASWSRVYRADSYLLDVSEDSGFASSLTGYNEKSLIALNEEITNLESKKVYYYRLRAVNGTVVSSYSNTVEVTTTFVPDPNLSLKKAADTFLVGVSVQSGKLNGQYDEIYRREFSSITAEWEMKMNVMHPSAGTYDFGPADAIVKYGEDNGINVHGHSLIWHNSTPDWVKNFAGTDQEFEDMIEDYITTVVTRYKGKVTSWDVVNEGLEDGSGNLRNTIYRQKMGDDYIAKCYQFVRAADADVLIFYNDYNMITDQTKQDAVFTMVDDFIARGIPIDGVGFQMHISHDYPAKADIQKATDRIVERDLLVHFSELDVRANPNKDLTSLSPERSLSQKAKVKEVVQVFNGIPNGNKYALTVWGLKDSETWLLDFYGHVDWPLLFDGNYNKKDAYYGFLEGLQ, from the coding sequence ATGAACAATTCCAGACTTAGATACTTGTCAATTTTACTTGGAGTTTTGATTTTTGCCACTAGCTGTTCCAGCGGTGGAGGATCTGAACCGGAAATTGAATTGGGTGCTCCAATTGCCAATCAGGCGGCAAATGTTACTTCTTCAAGTTTTAAAGCCAGTTGGTCGAGGGTATATCGTGCAGATAGTTATCTGTTAGATGTGTCTGAGGATTCAGGTTTTGCTTCATCTCTAACAGGATACAATGAGAAATCATTGATTGCTTTGAACGAAGAAATTACAAATTTGGAAAGCAAGAAGGTTTATTATTACAGACTTAGAGCTGTGAATGGAACTGTTGTTTCCAGCTACTCGAATACAGTAGAGGTTACGACAACATTTGTTCCGGATCCCAATCTAAGCTTGAAAAAGGCGGCTGATACATTCTTAGTTGGAGTCTCAGTTCAATCGGGAAAATTGAATGGACAGTACGATGAAATTTACCGAAGAGAATTTAGCAGTATTACAGCCGAATGGGAAATGAAGATGAATGTGATGCATCCATCTGCTGGTACTTATGATTTTGGACCTGCCGATGCGATTGTTAAATATGGTGAGGATAATGGAATTAATGTTCATGGTCATTCTCTGATTTGGCACAATTCAACTCCTGATTGGGTGAAGAATTTTGCAGGAACAGATCAGGAGTTCGAAGACATGATTGAAGATTATATCACGACAGTGGTTACCCGATATAAAGGAAAAGTTACTTCGTGGGATGTGGTGAATGAAGGGCTGGAAGATGGTTCAGGAAATTTAAGGAACACAATTTACCGCCAAAAAATGGGCGACGATTACATTGCTAAATGTTACCAGTTTGTTCGTGCTGCCGACGCTGATGTATTGATTTTTTATAACGATTATAACATGATAACCGACCAAACAAAACAGGATGCTGTTTTTACTATGGTTGATGATTTTATTGCACGGGGAATTCCAATTGATGGAGTAGGATTTCAAATGCACATTTCTCACGATTATCCTGCCAAAGCAGATATTCAGAAAGCTACCGACCGAATTGTTGAAAGAGATCTATTGGTACATTTCTCTGAATTGGATGTAAGAGCAAATCCGAATAAGGATTTAACAAGTTTATCACCAGAACGATCGTTGTCGCAGAAAGCAAAAGTGAAAGAGGTTGTACAGGTATTCAACGGAATTCCGAACGGAAATAAGTATGCTTTAACCGTTTGGGGATTGAAAGATTCAGAAACCTGGTTGTTGGATTTTTATGGACATGTTGATTGGCCATTGCTTTTTGATGGAAATTACAATAAAAAGGATGCTTACTACGGATTTTTAGAAGGCTTGCAGTAA
- a CDS encoding RagB/SusD family nutrient uptake outer membrane protein codes for MKNKIIIIFLLFLSASCSESFLDNAPEDSLVVDNYYNTNEQVMSAGSPLYGYPWFYFNEKFLICVGDNYSGNSTGTYSDIAQFTLFSVNQGNQFATEGWDALYNVIGTANTLLHNLDTKVSADVDEEVIEAVRGEAYFMRATAYFYLVRTWGAVPIIHDMSQYNAEADVYRNTVEDIYTFILNDYNNAVSRVPVQRADSDAGRVIQSACNAMMAKVYLTLKDYTNAKAKAELVINSGIHGLLDNYGDVFHPRNNNSRESIFALQWVANQGWGTQNVSQAYLAASPKLTNAGDGWGTFQPSIDFQNAYEAGDLRRHETIMEPGDFYPDLVTSEGGYTVPSAGMTSTIAGWRKYVVGSKDEWADVGFMSTNLNTNIMRYAEVLLIHAEAILGSSASTTDSKALESFNAVRKRAGLANKASLTFDDILQERRMELAVEGKYWYDLARMDRTKALAILSNQERGDYNDGDYNDIITRKVTPSAGDFLLPIPGSEADLNPLLLEEPVPFDFNN; via the coding sequence ATGAAAAATAAAATAATTATAATATTTCTCCTTTTTCTTTCGGCGTCATGTTCAGAAAGCTTTCTGGACAATGCACCTGAAGATTCATTGGTAGTTGATAATTACTACAATACCAATGAGCAGGTAATGAGTGCGGGATCACCCCTATACGGATATCCTTGGTTTTACTTTAACGAGAAATTCTTGATTTGCGTTGGAGATAATTACAGCGGAAATTCAACAGGAACCTATTCTGACATTGCTCAGTTTACTTTGTTCTCTGTAAATCAGGGAAATCAATTTGCAACCGAAGGATGGGATGCTCTTTACAATGTAATTGGAACAGCTAACACATTACTTCACAATTTGGATACTAAAGTTTCGGCTGATGTTGATGAAGAGGTAATTGAAGCCGTTCGTGGTGAAGCTTATTTTATGAGAGCAACAGCCTATTTCTACTTGGTAAGAACTTGGGGTGCTGTGCCTATTATTCACGATATGAGTCAGTATAACGCCGAAGCAGATGTGTACAGAAACACTGTTGAGGATATCTATACTTTTATCTTGAACGATTACAACAATGCAGTAAGCAGAGTTCCTGTACAAAGAGCAGATAGCGATGCTGGTAGAGTGATTCAGTCGGCATGTAATGCTATGATGGCTAAGGTGTATTTGACTTTAAAAGATTATACCAATGCAAAAGCAAAAGCCGAATTGGTAATTAATTCTGGAATTCATGGTTTGTTGGATAATTATGGTGATGTTTTTCATCCTCGTAACAATAACAGCCGTGAGTCTATTTTCGCTTTACAGTGGGTTGCTAACCAAGGTTGGGGAACTCAAAATGTAAGTCAAGCCTATTTAGCCGCTTCGCCAAAATTAACCAATGCCGGTGACGGTTGGGGAACTTTTCAGCCAAGTATCGATTTTCAAAATGCATACGAAGCTGGTGACTTAAGAAGACACGAAACCATTATGGAACCAGGCGATTTCTATCCTGATTTGGTAACTTCTGAAGGTGGATATACAGTTCCTTCTGCTGGAATGACAAGTACTATTGCCGGTTGGAGAAAATATGTTGTTGGATCTAAAGATGAGTGGGCAGATGTTGGTTTCATGTCAACAAACTTGAACACTAATATCATGCGATATGCAGAAGTATTGTTAATTCATGCTGAAGCGATTTTGGGAAGCAGTGCTTCAACTACCGATTCAAAAGCATTAGAATCATTCAATGCAGTGAGAAAAAGAGCAGGTTTAGCAAATAAAGCTTCTTTGACATTCGATGATATTCTTCAGGAAAGAAGAATGGAATTAGCTGTTGAAGGTAAGTATTGGTACGATTTAGCTCGTATGGATAGAACAAAAGCTTTGGCTATCCTTTCAAATCAGGAAAGAGGAGATTATAATGATGGAGATTACAATGACATCATTACTCGAAAAGTGACTCCTTCTGCAGGTGATTTCTTATTGCCAATTCCAGGTTCCGAAGCAGATTTGAACCCACTATTGTTAGAAGAACCAGTTCCTTTTGATTTTAACAACTAA
- a CDS encoding endo-1,4-beta-xylanase, with protein MKLRNYTKGLLLICATTAIMSACSENKCTSEEGMKDAMKDAYLIGTALNTPQILGEDSLALQVVTKHFNAVVAENCMKSEVIQPEEGKFDFNLSDKFVEFGEKNNMFITGHTLIWHSQAPAWFFVDSLGNDVSRDVMIERMRTHISTVVGRYKGRVKGWDVVNETIMEDGTFRDSKLVQIIGEDFVKLAFQFAHEADPEAELYYNDYSMSIPEKRDGVIRMVKKMQEAGVRIDGIGMQAHSSITLPDMNEFEKSIEAFASLGVKVMITELDITVLPFPDLNVGADVAKSYEFKPELNPYPTELTDSVSVQLNNRYVEFFELFNKHQDKISRVTFWGVNDSQTWRNNWPVAGRTDYPLLFDRNNKAKGAVQAIINLKKES; from the coding sequence ATGAAACTAAGAAATTATACGAAAGGACTTTTATTGATTTGCGCAACGACTGCAATCATGAGTGCTTGTTCAGAAAATAAATGCACATCCGAAGAGGGGATGAAAGATGCGATGAAAGATGCTTATTTAATAGGAACGGCACTAAATACACCGCAAATTCTGGGTGAAGATAGTTTAGCGCTTCAAGTGGTAACAAAGCATTTTAACGCTGTTGTTGCCGAAAATTGCATGAAAAGCGAGGTAATACAACCTGAAGAAGGAAAGTTTGATTTTAACTTATCGGATAAATTTGTTGAATTCGGTGAAAAAAACAACATGTTCATCACTGGTCATACCTTAATTTGGCATTCACAAGCTCCGGCTTGGTTCTTTGTCGATAGTTTAGGAAACGATGTTAGTCGCGACGTGATGATCGAGCGCATGAGAACACACATTTCAACAGTAGTAGGTCGTTACAAAGGTCGCGTAAAAGGTTGGGATGTTGTGAACGAAACCATTATGGAAGATGGAACCTTTCGCGATAGCAAGTTGGTTCAGATTATTGGAGAAGACTTCGTAAAGTTGGCTTTTCAATTTGCACACGAAGCCGATCCTGAAGCTGAATTGTATTACAACGATTACTCCATGTCTATTCCTGAAAAACGCGATGGCGTTATTCGCATGGTCAAAAAAATGCAGGAAGCCGGAGTACGAATTGATGGAATTGGAATGCAAGCGCATAGCTCAATTACTCTTCCAGATATGAATGAGTTTGAAAAGAGCATTGAAGCCTTTGCAAGTTTAGGCGTGAAGGTGATGATTACCGAATTGGATATTACGGTATTGCCTTTTCCCGATTTAAATGTTGGAGCAGATGTGGCAAAGAGTTACGAATTTAAACCTGAATTAAATCCATACCCAACGGAACTTACTGATTCAGTTTCTGTTCAGTTGAATAACAGATATGTTGAATTTTTCGAATTGTTCAACAAACATCAGGATAAAATTAGTAGGGTTACTTTTTGGGGAGTTAACGATTCACAAACTTGGCGTAACAATTGGCCCGTAGCCGGAAGAACTGATTATCCTTTGCTTTTTGATCGAAACAACAAGGCAAAAGGTGCAGTTCAAGCAATCATTAATTTGAAAAAAGAATCATAG
- a CDS encoding glycoside hydrolase family 3 protein has translation MNLSMEKRAESLVSQMTLDEKVSQMSYESPAIEHLGIPAHNWWNECLHGVARAGLATVFPQAIGMAAMWDRDQMFEVANAISDEARAKHHQFAKNGKRGIYQGLTFWTPNVNIFRDPRWGRGMETYGEDPYLTGELGVQFIKGLQGDDENYYKVIATAKHFVVHSGPEAERHSFNATPSQYDMLNTYSPQFKKVIQEGGVYSVMCAYNSYNGLPCCGNKSLSNLLREEWGFKGYIVSDCWAINDFFMPEAHAVTTSKQEAAAMAVKAGTDLNCGDSYVALVEAVKNGLISEAELDVSVQRLLLARLKLGLLAPEGVVKYEKIPYDVVDSEMHRLLALQTARKSIVLLKNEGKLLPLDKSIQKIAVIGSNANDLEVLLGNYNGYPSSPVTPLEGIKQKLPNAEVKYAIGCKLAEGLPIFEAIPASVLFTDKTCATNGLSAEYFNNSKCEGTPIHSRIDLNVDFVWHTKAPYEDLAYDSFSVRWNGVLKVQESGEYALGGEGFLGMKLFFEDSLLVERSNVHHPRKEYEYVHLEANKPYPIKLEYIQDNVEHAMMRLLWEKPNKNLAEEAIAIAKESDVVIFCMGISPLLEGEEMKVKVEGFAHGDRLDIKLPKTQTALMKEIKKLGKPMVLVLLNGSALAINWENENIPAIVEAWYPGQAGGTAIADVLFGDYNPAGRLPLTFYKSVDDIPAYSDYDMRGKTYRYFNGEALYDFGFGLSYSDFTYSKLTIVDQIAPGDCLEVSVLLTNNSDVDGEEVVQCYASNPQAGGVNPNRSLVEFQRVMLKAGESKTINFSIDADQLTVVDEQFREIVMAGELKISVGGAQASAERIKERKVLTKTIHVEGAACVMDK, from the coding sequence ATGAATTTGTCAATGGAAAAGCGTGCTGAATCTTTGGTTTCGCAAATGACTTTGGATGAAAAGGTTTCTCAAATGAGTTACGAATCTCCTGCAATAGAACATTTGGGAATTCCGGCTCATAATTGGTGGAATGAGTGTTTACATGGAGTTGCACGTGCCGGTTTGGCTACGGTTTTCCCTCAGGCAATTGGAATGGCCGCCATGTGGGACCGCGATCAGATGTTCGAAGTGGCAAATGCCATTTCCGATGAGGCAAGAGCGAAACATCATCAGTTTGCAAAAAATGGCAAGCGTGGAATTTATCAGGGATTAACTTTTTGGACACCCAATGTAAATATTTTTAGAGATCCGAGGTGGGGAAGAGGAATGGAGACTTATGGTGAGGATCCATACCTTACCGGAGAGCTTGGTGTTCAGTTTATAAAAGGCTTACAGGGCGACGATGAGAATTATTACAAAGTAATTGCAACAGCAAAACACTTTGTCGTTCACAGCGGACCAGAAGCAGAAAGACATAGTTTTAATGCAACTCCCAGTCAATACGACATGTTGAATACGTACAGTCCTCAATTCAAAAAAGTGATTCAGGAAGGTGGAGTGTATTCCGTAATGTGTGCCTATAATAGTTACAACGGACTGCCATGTTGTGGAAATAAGTCTTTAAGCAATCTTTTGCGCGAAGAGTGGGGATTCAAAGGATATATTGTGTCCGATTGTTGGGCCATTAACGATTTCTTTATGCCTGAAGCGCATGCAGTTACTACTTCGAAACAAGAGGCAGCGGCTATGGCGGTAAAAGCGGGAACAGATTTGAATTGTGGTGATTCCTACGTTGCTTTGGTTGAGGCTGTAAAAAATGGTTTAATTTCTGAAGCTGAATTGGATGTATCCGTTCAAAGATTATTGCTTGCCCGTTTAAAGTTGGGATTACTTGCACCTGAAGGAGTTGTGAAATATGAAAAGATACCCTATGATGTAGTTGATTCTGAAATGCATCGTTTACTGGCATTGCAAACAGCTCGAAAATCAATAGTCCTATTAAAGAATGAAGGCAAACTACTGCCTCTTGATAAATCGATTCAAAAAATTGCGGTTATTGGTTCAAATGCCAATGATTTGGAAGTTTTGTTGGGGAATTACAATGGCTATCCATCTTCACCGGTAACTCCACTCGAAGGAATTAAGCAAAAATTGCCAAATGCTGAAGTAAAATATGCGATTGGGTGCAAATTGGCTGAAGGTTTGCCAATTTTTGAAGCCATTCCTGCATCTGTTTTGTTTACCGATAAAACTTGCGCAACAAACGGATTAAGTGCTGAATATTTCAACAACAGCAAGTGTGAAGGCACTCCAATACATTCCCGTATCGATTTAAATGTTGATTTTGTGTGGCACACCAAGGCTCCTTATGAAGACTTGGCCTACGATAGTTTTTCTGTGAGATGGAATGGTGTCCTTAAAGTTCAGGAATCTGGAGAATACGCATTAGGTGGCGAGGGTTTCTTAGGTATGAAATTATTCTTTGAAGATTCTCTGCTGGTGGAAAGAAGCAATGTTCACCATCCACGAAAAGAATATGAATATGTGCATTTGGAGGCCAACAAGCCTTATCCAATTAAATTGGAATACATTCAAGATAATGTGGAGCATGCAATGATGCGCTTGTTATGGGAAAAGCCAAATAAGAATTTAGCTGAAGAGGCGATCGCAATTGCAAAAGAATCTGATGTTGTCATTTTCTGCATGGGAATTAGTCCGTTGTTGGAAGGAGAGGAGATGAAAGTGAAAGTGGAAGGGTTTGCTCATGGTGATCGATTGGATATCAAGCTGCCAAAAACACAAACAGCCTTAATGAAGGAAATCAAAAAGTTGGGGAAACCGATGGTTTTGGTTTTGCTGAATGGAAGTGCTTTGGCAATTAATTGGGAAAATGAAAACATACCTGCAATAGTGGAAGCATGGTATCCTGGTCAGGCAGGAGGAACTGCAATTGCGGATGTTTTATTCGGAGATTACAATCCGGCAGGACGTTTGCCATTAACTTTTTACAAAAGTGTTGATGATATTCCAGCCTACAGCGATTATGACATGCGAGGCAAAACTTACCGCTATTTTAATGGCGAAGCATTATATGATTTTGGATTTGGATTGTCTTATTCCGATTTCACTTACTCAAAACTTACAATTGTGGATCAAATTGCTCCGGGCGATTGTCTTGAAGTTTCTGTTTTGCTAACTAACAACAGTGATGTTGATGGAGAAGAAGTTGTTCAATGTTATGCGTCGAATCCTCAGGCAGGTGGTGTAAATCCGAATCGGTCATTGGTCGAATTTCAACGGGTAATGCTAAAAGCCGGAGAAAGCAAAACCATCAATTTCAGCATTGATGCAGATCAATTAACCGTAGTTGATGAGCAATTCAGAGAAATTGTGATGGCCGGAGAATTAAAAATATCTGTAGGAGGTGCACAAGCATCCGCCGAACGAATTAAGGAAAGAAAAGTACTAACGAAAACCATACATGTAGAAGGTGCTGCCTGCGTAATGGACAAATAA